In a genomic window of beta proteobacterium MWH-UniP1:
- a CDS encoding type II toxin-antitoxin system HicA family toxin: MGVSAKHRKTLAAIFARPTSASIVFADIEALIKALGGSVSEREGSRVRIELNGEQWRCHRPHPGKEAKRYQVEEARELLERAGVQP; this comes from the coding sequence ATGGGCGTAAGTGCTAAACACCGCAAAACGCTCGCGGCGATCTTCGCTCGACCGACTTCAGCGTCGATCGTGTTTGCCGACATCGAGGCGCTCATCAAAGCTCTCGGCGGTTCTGTATCCGAGCGCGAAGGATCGCGTGTCAGGATCGAACTGAACGGTGAGCAGTGGCGCTGTCACCGGCCTCACCCGGGTAAAGAGGCCAAGCGTTATCAGGTTGAAGAAGCACGCGAACTATTGGAACGAGCAGGAGTGCAGCCATGA